The Chlamydia poikilotherma DNA segment GTATGGTGGGCAATATTTTTCTATCAAAGAGATCTCTTTGATTCATCTTTTGCCGCTATTAAGAAATCTAGCTCCAGATGCTATTCACGGAAAACATATTAAAATTCTTATACGAGATACACAAAATGTTTTTGGAATCTCCGTTGACGAGATTATTCCGAAAAAAATTTCTGAAAATTCTCTTCTTTTTTTAATAAAAACTCTGGTTAAAGAACGTATATCCTTAAGATTGTTCCCTAAGATACTGGAAGCAATAGCGTTGTATGGATCTCATGAAGACAGTCTGGAAATTCTCTCTGAGAAGATCAGGAAATACTTAGGGAAACATATAGGAAGAGCTCTTTGGGATAAGGAAAATATTTTAGAAATTATCACTGTAGATTCACATGTAGAACGAATGATAGGTGACTTATACTCAAAATCTAATCCCTTAATGTGTGATAAGGTTGTTCATCAGGTGCAGCATTTACTTGACCAATCTGAGGATGGAGGGTTCCGAGCTATCATTACCGGATGCGAATCTCGTTTTGAATTAAGAAAAATGATCGAACCTCATTTCCCAGATCTTCTTGTTTTATCACATAATGAACTTCCTGAAGAAATTCCTATTTCCTTATTAGGATCTGTTTCAGATGAGGTTTTGATACTTTAGTTATGAAATTATTCTAATTAAAACGAATAAATTATTTTAATTAGAATATTGTTTAAAATATTTTTTTTATTTATTCTTAAAGTAATTACTGAAGAAAAAAATTTGTGAAAACACAAAATACGCAAAACGTTTCTGAGATTTGGGAATTATATTGGGAGAATCGAGCGATTGAGCATCGAGATACTCTGATTGATTTTTATTTACATTTAGTCAAATGCGTGGTTCATCGTTTGATTTCAGGTATGCCTTCCCATGTAAAAACTGAAGACCTATATGCTTCCGGAGTTGAGGGATTAGTACGCGCTGTGGAGCGTTTTGATCCAGAGAAAAGTCGTCGTTTTGAAGGATACGCCCTATTTTTAATAAAAGCTGCGATTATTGATGATTTAAGAAAACAGGATTGGGTTCCTAGAAGCGTTCATCAAAGGGCAAATAAGCTTTCAGATGCAATGGATACTCTAAGACAGTCTCTAGGAAGAGAGCCCACTGACGGAGATCTTTGTGAGTATTTCCAAATTTCCCAACAAGAACTTTCTGGTTGGTTCGTTTCAGCGCGTCCTGCATTGATTATCTCTTTGAATGAGGAAAGACCTTCGCTATCCGATGGGGAACCTGGAGTAGCTTTAGAAGAGCGTATTCCTGATGAACGAGCGGAAACAGGATACGATATCGTCGATAAGAAAGAATTCTCTTCGTTTTTAGCAAATGCTATAGAGGGACTAGAAGAGAAGGAACGAAAGGTCATGGCCCTATATTATTACGAAGAGCTAGTTCTTAAGGAGATTGGAAAAATCTTAGGGGTTAGCGAATCGCGTGTGTCCCAAATTCATTCCAAAGCACTTATTAAACTTCGAGTAGCTTTGTCAGCCTTCCTTTAAGAAAGGGATCGGGATTCTTTCTTAACAGGAAGTGCAAAGTTTATAATAACTCCAAGACTTAAGCATAGTCCTCCGGCAGCACTTAACAATAAGAACCAGAGATTTGTAGTAAGTATTAAAGCTGCACAGCTTCCTACTACAGCTAAAATTGCTAGAGTAATAAGAACTATGGAAGTGATGCGTACACACAAGGTGGAGGGAATAAATTTCTTTGTTTTACTTTGTACTTGTTGAATGCTTGCAGTGTTGATTGAATTTGAAGTTATAGCAGCCACAAGAAACCTTTAAAAGATAAAAAAATCGATACATTTTAATATAAAAAACAGATTTTTTTCTATTGTTTTTTCTTCATGATATTAAATTTAGAAGGGAATCTTGCATATAAGAAGTCCGATGGTTAAGATGGTACTTCAATTATTAAGATTTTTTTGTAGTCGCCATGCGGGATTTCATAAGACATTTGAGGGATCGAGGAATTCTAGAAGATTTTTCCTCTGGATTAGACAGTGTAACCTCTCCTACTTCCGCATATCTTGGATTTGATCCCACAGCAGCCTCTCTTCACATTGGACATTGGATAGGGATATGCTTTCTACGTAGAATGGCAAATTTTGGTATCACTCCTGTGGCCTTAGTAGGCTCTGCTACAGGGATGATAGGAGATCCTTCTGGGAAAAGTATAGAGCGTACCCTATTGGAAAGTAATCAGGTAGTGCATAACAGTCAGAAGCTTTCTGAATGTCTCTCTCATTATTTGCCTGGAGTGCAAATAGTGAATAATATGGATTGGTTTAAAAATACTACAGTCATTGATTTTCTTCGAGATGTAGGGAAGCATTTTAGATTGGGAACAATGTTGAGCAAGGATACAATTAAACAGCGTATCCAATCTGAAGAGGGCATTAGCTATACTGAATTTAGTTATATACTCTTGCAATCGTATGATTTCGCCTACTTGTTTGAAAAGCATGGTATATCCTTGCAGTGCGGGGGAAGCGATCAATGGGGAAATATTACCTCTGGAATTGATTATATTCGTCGTAGAGGATTAGGACAAGCCCACGGCTTGACTTATCCGTTATTAACAAATAGCCAGGGTAAGAAGATCGGAAAGACTGAGTCGGGAACTATTTGGTTAGATCCTACTCTAACATCTCCCTATGAGCTATACCAGTACTTTCTAAGATTGCCAGATTCAGAGATCCCTAAAATAGCACGTACTCTAACTTTATTGAGTAATCAGGAAATTTTTGATCTAGATCAGGAATTTCTTTCGGATCCTATCGCTGTGAAAAAGTTTGTTGCCGAAACTATAGTAGCTTCTATACATGGTGAAGATAGACTCAAGGAGGCCGAAGCAGTTACTCAAAGTATGCATCCTGGTAAGGTATCTTTAGTTTCTGAAAAAGATTTCCAAGATCTTATTTCTATGGGACAGGGAGTGTCTTTAGAGAGATTACAGACTATTGGCAAACGATGGGTAGATCTCTTTGTTGAAGTAGGATTTTGCAACTCTAAGGGAGAAGCTAGAAGATTGATCGAACAAAAAGGTCTCTATGTAAATAGAGACGCTATAGCGGATGAGCAAAGTGTGTTTGAAGACTCTCAATTGTGTTACAATCAATATGTTTTATTAGCACAGGGAAAAAAGAAAAAATTAGTTTTGCGTCTAATTTAAGTGTTGAGGAGGACTAGTGGCAGAGCAAGCAGATATTGGGCTAATTGGTTTAGCTGTTATGGGGAAAAACCTTGTATTAAACATGATAGATCATGGTTTTTCTGTTTCTGTCTACAATCGGAGTCCAGAGAAAACTCAAAAGTTTCTTCAGGAGAATTCTCAAAGCACAAACCTTCAGGGGCATGAAAATTTAGAAGCTTTTGTTTGTTCTTTAAAACGTCCTAGAAAAATCATGCTTATGATCAAAGCAGGAAGCCCTGTAGATGAAAGTATTGAATCATTATTACCTTATCTTGAAGCCGGAGATATTATTATTGATGGAGGAAATAGCTACTATAAAGATTCAGAAAGACGATGCCGGGACCTTAAGGAAAAAGGCATTCTTTTTATAGGCATGGGGATTTCCGGAGGTGAGGAGGGAGCTAGGTACGGCCCTTCTATTATGCCTGGAGGCAATAGTGATGCTTGGCCAGCTATAGCGCCTATTTTTCAAGGTATTTCTGCTAAAGTTAGCGGTAACCCCTGTTGTTGTTGGGTTGGACCTGGAGGGGCAGGACATTATGTAAAAACTGTACATAATGGCATTGAATATGGAGATATCCAATTAATTTGCGAAGCTTATGGGTTGCTAAGAACACGTTTAGGTATATCTCCTGAGTCTGTATCAGCAATTTTTTCTGAATGGAATAGTCGGGAATTAGAAAGCTACCTTATGAGAATTTCCGTAGAGGTACTTTCTTTAAAAGATTCTGACGGCTCTCCAGTTATTGATACAATTTTAGATGTTGCAGGGCAAAAAGGTACGGGCCGATGGACTGCAATGGATGCTATTGATTCTGGGGTTCCTCTTTCTTTGATTATTGAATCTGTATTAGCACGCTTTCTTTCCTCATGGAAAACTGTTCGAGATCAGGCAGCAAAAGAGCTTCCTGGTATTCCTATAGTTTTTGAAAAACCTAAAGATCCTCATCTTTTTATCGAAGATGTATTCCAGGCGCTATATGCTTCAAAAATCATTAGCTATGCTCAGGGATTCATGCTGTTAAAACAAGCGTCAGAAGAGCATCAATGGAACCTGAATTTGGGAGAGTTAGCTTTATTGTGGAGAGGAGGATGTATTATCCAAAGCGTATTTTTAGACGCTATCCACAAAGGTTTTGAAAACGAACCCGAAGCACCTTCACTAATTTTACAAACTTATTTCAAATCCACATTGCAAAACTCTGAATCCGGATGGCGTAGAACGATTGCTTATGCAATTGGCTCAGGATATCCTGTACCTTGTTTAGCAGCTGCTTTGACATTCTATGATGGTTACCGAACAAAAGATTCCTCAATAGCCTTAGCTCAAGGATTGCGAGATTATTTCGGAGCGCACTCGTATGAACGTAAGGATAGGCCTCGAGGAGAATTCTACCACACAGATTGGATAGGCACTAAGACTACAACGCTTGTAAAATAATTTTTGAAAAATGTAGGGGTTCTGCCGTAATAACGAGCTCTCCTGACAAGTCTCTTGTTTCTTTAGGGGTACTTTGGTACCCCTTCCTTTATTCTAAAACTATTTGAGTTTCGACTGCTTGCGTGATAATAACAAACAAAGATAGTAAGAGTTTTATCCCTTGAAAATCTTGATTCTTGGGTAGAAAATGAACTAGTCTATTTTAAGAACTTCAATAAAAGCAGTATTCGGAATAGAAACTTTCCCAAACTCTTTCATACGCTTTTTACCCTTCTTCTGTTTTTCCCAGAGCTTGCGTTTTCTCGTAATATCCCCGCCATAACACTTTGCTGTGACATTTTTTGAAAGAGCACGAATTGTTTCCCGAGCGATTACTTTTTTATTGATAGCAGCTTGAATAGGAATTTTAAATAGTTGCTGTGGGATTACATCAACAAGCTTTTCACAAATACTTCTTCCGCGAGCCTCTGCTTTATCTCTGTGTACTAGACACGAAAAGGCATCAACAGGTTCGTCATTGATTAAGATTTCAAGCTTTATAATTGATCCCTTGCGGTAATCTCCTAAACGGTAATCAAAAGATCCATAACCTTTGGTTACAGATTTTAATTTATCATTAAAATCAGAGACGATTTCATTTAAAGGTAGATCATAAGAAAGGACTAACCTATGTTGATCTAACATTTCTGTCTTTAGGCATACACCGCGCTTATCTAAACACAGATTCATAATGCTACTTAGGTATTCTTGAGGAGTGATGATGTTTACATGTACCCAAGGTTCTTCCAAATGCTCAATAATTGAAGGATCAGGATAGGCTGTAGGGTTATCTATTAATAGTGTTTTTCCGTTTTTTAAGATGACCTTATAGATGACGCTGGGTGCTGTAGCAATAATATCAAGGTCAAATTCTCTAATAATTCTTTCAAAAATAATCTCTAGATGCAGCAAGCCTAAAAATCCACAGCGAAAGCCAAAACCTAGAGAATGGCTACTCTCTTGCTCTATAGTTAAAGCAGAATCATTAAGCTGTAAACGGCCTAAAGCATCTTTTAAAGTGTCAAAATCTGATGAATCAATAGGATAAATTCCAGCAAAAACTACAGGATTAATTTCTTTGAACCCGTCCAAAGGTACTTTTGCTGGATGTTTTACTGTAGTGACAGTATCACCGATTTTCACATCTTTTACTTTTTTCAAATTAGCAATGAAATAGCCTACCTGACCTGCTCTTAGTGACCCTTCAATTAAAGTGGCTTCGGGAAGGAAGGCTCCAACACCTAAAACTTCAAAAGCTGAACCTTTTGTTGCCATAAAGGTTATACGATCACCTTTTTTAATTTCTCCGCTGATAACACGAACATAGACCATGATCCCTACATAAGGATCGTAATGAGAGTCAAAAATTAAAGCCTTTAGTTCGGTTTCTTTAGGAAGTTTTGGAGGAGGAATTAGTTCAATTATTGCCTCAAGAATTTCTGAAATTCCTTCTCCAGTTTTTGCTGAACAGGCAATCGCATGGGTAGTGTCTAATCCTATGTAATCTTCGATTTGTTTCCGAATTCGTTCAGGATTAGCAGCAGGCAAATCAATCTTATTTAAAATAGGAATGATCTCTAAATCACGCTCTAATGCTAGATAAACATTGGCTAAACTCTGAGCTTGCACACCTTGAGCTGCGTCAACAATGAGTAGGGCTCCTTCACAAGCAGCTAAAGATCGTGATACTTCATAAGAAAAATCCACGTGGCCGGGGGTATCTATGAGATTAAGCTGATAAACTTCGCCATTGTATTCATAATACATAGTTACGGGGTGGGCTTTAATAGTGATGCCACGTTCCCTTTCAAGATCCATAGAATCAAGGAGCTGCTCACGCATCTCTCTTTGCTCAACTGTGCTCGTACTTTCAAGTAAGCGATCAGCAATTGTAGATTTTCCGTGATCAATATGCGCAATAATAGAAAAATTTCGAATATTTTCTAATTTATACTCTTTCAAAATACAACAGGAGTTTTGTCAGTTTCAGAGAGAGTCATGTTAGACTGAGGATAGTTAGTTGTCAATACTACTAGAATACAAGAAGGTGAGTTTAATTTATTTACGAAGATTAAAATAGAATAATACTTGTATTTGCAACTTACATGTTTTATTGTTTTCAGAACATTGTGTTGTAAATATAGAAATCTAGAAATTCAATAATTGTAATTTAATATTTTGATTTTTATTTTATTTAGTATGACTCATGAGATCTTCGAATCTTTTTGTTCTCCAAACACTTCCAAAACAAGAAGTGGTTTGTCGATACATGCAATCGAAGAGACCGACAATATTTCAAATAATTGTACTCGTTGTTTCGAGTATTTTATGTATTGTTTCAGGTCTGATTTTTTTATCAACTTTACCCTCATCAATGAATCTTACTGTTTCTTTACTCCTCGGTGGTTTAGGTTGGTGTATTCTATCTTTTGTCACCGCGCAGCTTATAATTAAGCATTCGCAACCAAAAAACATCCAAATTCCTTTAGGGTTTCGCCAGGTGATTAAATCAAAATTCCCTAAGGTTTTTTTTGATTTAGTAACCACTCAGGACTTAGATATTATGAGATTTAGAGAGTTAGTAACTTCTATTTCTAATTTCAGAGGGTATCCAGACTCATCAGTTAAGAATAATTTGGATAAACTTTCTTCACAGTTAAGAAATGCTATAGAAGCTTTTAGTGTTAAGGATTTAGATAGAGAAATCAAGAATCAGGAGATTCTTAACTTGGATGACTTATTTGTAGAACATTGCCCTCTATATTGGATGAAACGTTTTATAGAGTTAGGTGATGATGAAGTGTTAAATGAAAATGAAATAAGACGCAGCTGGGACCATTCTGGAGCCTATTGGTTTTCTGAATTAGGCTTGATTCATGAGTCTTCTGATAATAATTTAAAACCACAAACAATTTTTAACCTTCATTTGTATGGACTTGTTCAAGAAATAGACGAATCAGAATACTCGTGTTTGATGTATCATGTTAAAAATAATACTTGGAATCATCAAGATGTAGCAATGATAGTTGATAGATTATTGATTGTTTGCCAGGGAGATTATAGCAGATATATTAGTGAAAAAGATAAAGATAAGACATCTACAGAGCTTCGTGTAGAATTTACAGAAGAAGACGTAAAAAGCCTTCTTTTATGTATGTGTCTACACGGGTTGTCTTGGAGGCAATTAGAACTCATTCGATCGACACCAATTTCTTCTTGGCAATTTTTATCATGGATAGATAGATCTACTCCTAAGCGAGGTATGCGCATACTTGCTGGATGTTTTCTGAAAGATTTTATTAACGAATCTAATCCTAATTATGAATCTGGTATTGCTCTATCAACTTATTCAGAATACAGAAATGTTACTCAATATAGAAGGTATAGAAATCAAAAAGATGCTAATGCCCTTAGCAATATTTGTTGCTATTTTAGTCATCGAATGAGGTTTCATAAGAAAAAAATAGAAGCAGATCTCCATTTAAAGAATATTATGAATTTTCATAGATACGTTGTTGATGTAAGAACTGGAATAAGAACTAGAATTTCTGAAAATATTTAAAGACAAAAAAATCCTCACTTGTGAGTACAGGTGAGGATTTTTTCTATTAAGATCCTTGCTTCAATTATGAAGAAGCATTCTCAACAGCTGGTGTTCCCTGAATCGTTGGCGAAGAACTAGCGGCTTCAGAAGCAACAGCGGCCTCTTCTCCTGCAAGTTCTTGTTCTTTGATAGCAGATTGAATTAAGAACAGCTTATTAAGTTTTGTTGCCGAGACTAACCACACAGCAATAATCGCAAAGAGGGCTACTGCTAGGTAAGGAGTCATGGCTCCAATACTTCCGCAAACTACTAGAAGACTTTGTTGAATTAAAGAACCTCCGGATTTACCGAAACGAGCGGCAACTACGTCAATAGCGGCCTTTCCTTTAACTTTTTGTTCTTGATCCAATGGAATGTAAGCCATTTCTTTGGTCGCGTCAAATAGAGCATACTTTGTAGATTTAGATAGAATATTTTGGATAGCTCCCACCATAACAGCAAGCATTAATGGTGAGGTTCCTAACATAGCTACGATTCCTGAAGCCTGATCTCTAAAGATAACTAGAACAAAGAAAAGCACGCCTGTTAATAATACCATAACCGGTGTTACAAGAGCTCCTGTTAACCAACCAAATTTACGGATAACGTTACCGCCAATAAATAGCATTACGATAACAGAAACGACTCCGGTCCAGAATGAGAAATTACCCATAAATTGACTATATTCGTTAGCATTTGGGTATTGCATCTTTAATTGGCTTTTCCAGGTGACTTCTACGAGATTAATGCAAATCCCGTAACAAATAACAAGGAGAGCTAACAATAACATGTAAGGGGATCTTGCTAAATAGGCAAAGCTTTCCTTCATGCTCATCTTTGGTTTGGATTTTTTAGCTTTGTTTAATTCTTTAGGATCATAGAATCTAGGATCAGTAAGAACACACTTATTCATCCACCAGTAGCATAGGATAATAACACCACCGGAAAGAATAACCATACTCATTAAGAGATAGAGAGAGAGTCCCCAAGGATCTGTATTTCCTGCAGCACTAGCACGTAGCTTAGAAGCCCAGATAATAGAACGTCCAGAAGCTAGTAAAGCGATATTGGCGCCTACTCCGAATAAAGCGTAAAAACGCTTAGCTTCGCTGATTTTGGTAATTTCATTAGCAAAACCCCAGAACATCAAGGAGAGCATAACACTTCCCCATAGCTCGGAAAGCACGTAAAATGCGGCAAAGGTCCAATTTCTTAACATCGCGACACAGCCCATCAATCCTTGAGGGAGGATAGTTTGTAATTTGTCGGCGAAATCCGTTGGATGTAAAATGTGGCGGAACGGATAAATTACTGTTGGAAATAGGGCGAAGAATAAAAGAAATGGGGTGATAATTGTGTAGAAGAGGGCTGGTTTACTTAAAATGTTGCTTAGCTTGGCGTAGATAAGCATAAAGACAACAGCGCAAGGAACGACAAGCCACAATTTGATGAAGGGTATAGCCTCTGCACCAGAGCCGGGAGCCGTTACGATAAGAGTGTCTTTTGTATCACGCAATACGGTGTAGTTGAACGCAATACAGAAGAACATTAGGAACATTGGCAGCACCTTTTTTAGCTCATGCATGTGTATTGGCCAAAGAAAGGAGCGCAATTTTCCAAAAGGTTTTTCCGCTGTTTGTGTCATATTTACCCTCTGAAATAGCTTGGTTTTATAATTTATAAGTTATTAATAGTTTTGTCTTTAAAACAATTAATTTTTGGTTTTTTAGCCTTATTAGCATACCAATTTTTTTCTCTATTGACAAGAAAAAAGGAGAGGAGAAACCGGAGACTCTCCCAGAGCACTCGAGAAACCAGGGAAAATCGGCTAAAATATTTATTTTACTTAGCAGGTCGTAGGGTCTTTTTAAACAAAAGACTGAGGAGAATCCAAATTTGAAGAAGTAGTTCTTACAGCTTCTACATATGCATTCCATAGCTCAACGCTAACCATTCCATTGCGGATGGAACGAATAAGCTCTCTTTTTAAAGAAGGTAGGGGCTTTTTTGGGCTAAATCGTGCTAAGAGATCTTTATCTCCTACTTGTCTGGCTAATTCTAGAACACGTTCTATATCAGTTTTTGTGAAGTTAATAAAGTCTCTGCGTTTTTTGGATCCTCTAGGAGCTCGAGGTTTTGGATTAATGGCTCGTGGTGAATCAGATTCTAAAATAAATGTTTTTAACATTTTTAGAAACTGCTCGGGGGCGGCGCTTTTCATTTTTTTTAATGTAAAATGGTGCATATAGCCACCACTCGGTCCAGGAAGATAGCGACATAAATCGTTTTCCTTATCTCCGCAGACCTTTCTAATAGCTTTTAAGATCAGTTTTTCAATTTCTTCATTTATATTCGACTGTTCTACGGCCATGAAACCCACCTTTATAACTTGCTAAATCTTCGTAAAAATTAATCGATGCTTACTTTACAAATTTTATAAGAAAGAATTTGGCATACTTTCAATTTAACGTTTAGAAAAATAAAATTAAAGTTCTGTTTATTTAGAGACGTAATTTATGTTGGATTTTGCTTTTTTTCGCAATGTTATTTTCCGGGAAAAGATCGTTTTGTTTCATAAATAACTTTAAAAGAAACAATCATAAGGACAAGAAGTCTTGCTATAACATTTGTTTCTTTATAATTAAAAGCCTTTTCATTGCTATGAAACTTGTTTTTTTCTTTCTTTTATAAAATGCAAAAAACATGAAATTCATCTTTCTGATTTTCTTTCATTGTTTTCATCTTTATTAATTCCTGCACAAAATTTTCTAAATAAATAGTGGGATTTTTTTGTCTCTTTTATATACCTTATGACTTTCATTGTTCCGATTTTATTAGTTTCTTGAGGATAATCTCCCTAAATGGAGGCATATGTTGTTGGCA contains these protein-coding regions:
- the lepA gene encoding translation elongation factor 4 is translated as MKEYKLENIRNFSIIAHIDHGKSTIADRLLESTSTVEQREMREQLLDSMDLERERGITIKAHPVTMYYEYNGEVYQLNLIDTPGHVDFSYEVSRSLAACEGALLIVDAAQGVQAQSLANVYLALERDLEIIPILNKIDLPAANPERIRKQIEDYIGLDTTHAIACSAKTGEGISEILEAIIELIPPPKLPKETELKALIFDSHYDPYVGIMVYVRVISGEIKKGDRITFMATKGSAFEVLGVGAFLPEATLIEGSLRAGQVGYFIANLKKVKDVKIGDTVTTVKHPAKVPLDGFKEINPVVFAGIYPIDSSDFDTLKDALGRLQLNDSALTIEQESSHSLGFGFRCGFLGLLHLEIIFERIIREFDLDIIATAPSVIYKVILKNGKTLLIDNPTAYPDPSIIEHLEEPWVHVNIITPQEYLSSIMNLCLDKRGVCLKTEMLDQHRLVLSYDLPLNEIVSDFNDKLKSVTKGYGSFDYRLGDYRKGSIIKLEILINDEPVDAFSCLVHRDKAEARGRSICEKLVDVIPQQLFKIPIQAAINKKVIARETIRALSKNVTAKCYGGDITRKRKLWEKQKKGKKRMKEFGKVSIPNTAFIEVLKID
- a CDS encoding FliA/WhiG family RNA polymerase sigma factor gives rise to the protein MKTQNTQNVSEIWELYWENRAIEHRDTLIDFYLHLVKCVVHRLISGMPSHVKTEDLYASGVEGLVRAVERFDPEKSRRFEGYALFLIKAAIIDDLRKQDWVPRSVHQRANKLSDAMDTLRQSLGREPTDGDLCEYFQISQQELSGWFVSARPALIISLNEERPSLSDGEPGVALEERIPDERAETGYDIVDKKEFSSFLANAIEGLEEKERKVMALYYYEELVLKEIGKILGVSESRVSQIHSKALIKLRVALSAFL
- the npt1 gene encoding NTP/NDP exchange transporter Npt1 yields the protein MTQTAEKPFGKLRSFLWPIHMHELKKVLPMFLMFFCIAFNYTVLRDTKDTLIVTAPGSGAEAIPFIKLWLVVPCAVVFMLIYAKLSNILSKPALFYTIITPFLLFFALFPTVIYPFRHILHPTDFADKLQTILPQGLMGCVAMLRNWTFAAFYVLSELWGSVMLSLMFWGFANEITKISEAKRFYALFGVGANIALLASGRSIIWASKLRASAAGNTDPWGLSLYLLMSMVILSGGVIILCYWWMNKCVLTDPRFYDPKELNKAKKSKPKMSMKESFAYLARSPYMLLLALLVICYGICINLVEVTWKSQLKMQYPNANEYSQFMGNFSFWTGVVSVIVMLFIGGNVIRKFGWLTGALVTPVMVLLTGVLFFVLVIFRDQASGIVAMLGTSPLMLAVMVGAIQNILSKSTKYALFDATKEMAYIPLDQEQKVKGKAAIDVVAARFGKSGGSLIQQSLLVVCGSIGAMTPYLAVALFAIIAVWLVSATKLNKLFLIQSAIKEQELAGEEAAVASEAASSSPTIQGTPAVENASS
- the tyrS gene encoding tyrosine--tRNA ligase produces the protein MRDFIRHLRDRGILEDFSSGLDSVTSPTSAYLGFDPTAASLHIGHWIGICFLRRMANFGITPVALVGSATGMIGDPSGKSIERTLLESNQVVHNSQKLSECLSHYLPGVQIVNNMDWFKNTTVIDFLRDVGKHFRLGTMLSKDTIKQRIQSEEGISYTEFSYILLQSYDFAYLFEKHGISLQCGGSDQWGNITSGIDYIRRRGLGQAHGLTYPLLTNSQGKKIGKTESGTIWLDPTLTSPYELYQYFLRLPDSEIPKIARTLTLLSNQEIFDLDQEFLSDPIAVKKFVAETIVASIHGEDRLKEAEAVTQSMHPGKVSLVSEKDFQDLISMGQGVSLERLQTIGKRWVDLFVEVGFCNSKGEARRLIEQKGLYVNRDAIADEQSVFEDSQLCYNQYVLLAQGKKKKLVLRLI
- a CDS encoding DUF1389 domain-containing protein, with the translated sequence MRSSNLFVLQTLPKQEVVCRYMQSKRPTIFQIIVLVVSSILCIVSGLIFLSTLPSSMNLTVSLLLGGLGWCILSFVTAQLIIKHSQPKNIQIPLGFRQVIKSKFPKVFFDLVTTQDLDIMRFRELVTSISNFRGYPDSSVKNNLDKLSSQLRNAIEAFSVKDLDREIKNQEILNLDDLFVEHCPLYWMKRFIELGDDEVLNENEIRRSWDHSGAYWFSELGLIHESSDNNLKPQTIFNLHLYGLVQEIDESEYSCLMYHVKNNTWNHQDVAMIVDRLLIVCQGDYSRYISEKDKDKTSTELRVEFTEEDVKSLLLCMCLHGLSWRQLELIRSTPISSWQFLSWIDRSTPKRGMRILAGCFLKDFINESNPNYESGIALSTYSEYRNVTQYRRYRNQKDANALSNICCYFSHRMRFHKKKIEADLHLKNIMNFHRYVVDVRTGIRTRISENI
- the gnd gene encoding decarboxylating NADP(+)-dependent phosphogluconate dehydrogenase, which translates into the protein MAEQADIGLIGLAVMGKNLVLNMIDHGFSVSVYNRSPEKTQKFLQENSQSTNLQGHENLEAFVCSLKRPRKIMLMIKAGSPVDESIESLLPYLEAGDIIIDGGNSYYKDSERRCRDLKEKGILFIGMGISGGEEGARYGPSIMPGGNSDAWPAIAPIFQGISAKVSGNPCCCWVGPGGAGHYVKTVHNGIEYGDIQLICEAYGLLRTRLGISPESVSAIFSEWNSRELESYLMRISVEVLSLKDSDGSPVIDTILDVAGQKGTGRWTAMDAIDSGVPLSLIIESVLARFLSSWKTVRDQAAKELPGIPIVFEKPKDPHLFIEDVFQALYASKIISYAQGFMLLKQASEEHQWNLNLGELALLWRGGCIIQSVFLDAIHKGFENEPEAPSLILQTYFKSTLQNSESGWRRTIAYAIGSGYPVPCLAAALTFYDGYRTKDSSIALAQGLRDYFGAHSYERKDRPRGEFYHTDWIGTKTTTLVK